Below is a window of Ctenopharyngodon idella isolate HZGC_01 chromosome 7, HZGC01, whole genome shotgun sequence DNA.
CTCCAGGATAAAAGCCCTGCCTGCTGAAACAAGTCCTATTACACAACATTGTCAAATTCAGATCCTCTTTTTCCTCATTCTCTCTCACCTCATCATCTTCTGCTCCTGCCGACCCGTTGAGCTCCATGTTCACAGTCCTCCCGCTGCTCCCTTGCACCACTTCCTGTTCTGCCTGCCATTCACGTAGCACCTCCTCAAGATTGAAGCGTCTCCGGTAGCTGACGAAGAACGAGCTGACCTGCGCTACCGTCTTGTTGCCAATCACGTCCGCTATGGCTGCAAAGTCTTTACCGTATCGCCTAATAGCTGGAGAGCATGTGGATGGAAAATAGCTACATGATCAAACTGCTCACGGCAATGCTTGTAACTAATAACAATATTATACATTCAATCTGTTGTATCTCCTACATGCAAATCCTCTGACATCTTGCTTTAAAACAAGGTGTATGATATGAATTCGCTTTGTATAGCTTTTTGGCACAAACCAGAAGTTGTGGCCACAGATAAATAATTGACAGcgaatactgcaatattccataaaaacaagaattgtccattttaatttcattgtgactttatctTCATGAAAGATTACAAAGTGGAAGGGTTACTCTGAGGTTATTAGGAACTCATTAATTTGGCCTGAGACCATCAGTTTAGGTAATACGACCATACCAATAATGTTTACCATATTTTCAGGATGGGTATTAGTTGTGCCATACATTCTAGCAAGTTACGTGTTAGGTTAGCTGGATTTAGCTACTATTTGATGTTTTCAACTTGTATGCAAGTAAACAAGTGATCTTTTTGGAGTCTTTTGGGAAGAACTTCTCTGCTCTCAAACCAGGAATTACAGAagcattcttttatttattttatttttaactaggGATGCATTAAACGAAAGCTCTGGCTGATAaccaataaaaatatatgaaaattctACAtgattttgtctaaataaataacacttaaaactaaaatcagTGGTTTTAAATTCTACatgtgaatttaggcatcacattattataatatactatatgaaatatggatattcattttgagatctGTTCTGAAATATATGGATACCAGCTCACCTTGAACAGCGAGGAGCTGCTCCTCCGTCGTCCAACGAGTGTTGATTTTTTGAGtgggctgaaggaaatgcagtGGTGCAGGGAGAAAAATTAGAAGTATAATGTAGCTTCTAAAGGATTTAGCAAACtcttagagagagagaaacctgtattttaaaaatattatgtaattaGGCTTTATCTGCGTCTTGGAAATGCCATTCACACAATGGCATTCAATATTATGccttgcattttcatttttacatgtaTGCCACAATATACTGCAGATCCAAATTTTCAATGTAGTGTGAGTGATAAATGTGTGGTGGTTTGTGAAACTTACCTCTGATGGTCTCATGCCTTCAATTCCATCACCCAAGTTGTGCTTGAGAACGCTGTTGGTTTGCTTGATACTTTGgacctaaaaatgaaacataacCAAAAATGTTCTGAGTGGTGATCACattattgaaaacagtttttgctgcttaatacttttgtAGTAgccatgacacattttttttttttttcagaattctttgttgaattgaaagttcaaaagaacagcatttatttgaaatagaaatgtcacttttgatcaatttaacacatccttgctgattaCAGATTTACACTACCAAAACATTGTGATTTGATACTGAAAGTGCGCATTACCTGTCTCTTAAGTGACACTAGTTGTGTGTCCAGCTGTCTGATAGTAACAGCTCCTGAATCAGTGGATGCCGAGAGGGCGACGATGTCCTCCTGTTCCAGGTGCATGCCTTTAGGAGGCCTACGGCGAGCACGAAGAGGGTGGTGTCGGTACTGCGCACCCTGGTTCTCTTTCCGAGTCGGACCAGATTTGCTTGAAGCTTTATCACTCCCTCCTCCATTTCCAGAGTTCTGCTTTGTTGCCTGAAAAGCAGCACAAATTCAGCaagattttaggttaaaatTCATATGTCTGAaggaaaatgtgtattttaggtCATGTGACTGGtcaccttttctcttttttttaaccatttttttaACAACTTTTTGCCTTCACTTGTCACTAGCCAATGATTTTTATAAGTACTCCATTTAGTCCATATATTCCCTTTAATCTCCAGATTAATATGGAATTAAAGCTGTATAATTAGTATATAAGAATTTactaaatgtgttaaatatctTAAAGTCAATGAAATCAAAGGTGACAATTCTTTTATgaaatattgtagtatttattataaattataaataaaatatttaattaaaataactgccCTTCACTCTTCCAATGACATCTCTTCACTTCTCTAATGACCGGCGCGAGGgagggacaacctgtcactcacatgacatcacagaaaTAGCTAACCATAATGAACCAATCAATTCTCAATAGACAAAATCCAGCcctgcatttttttcttatttgagaagccgtttcactatGATATATGTCgcaatatggaagaaaatacTATCgcaacttcagtttcatgccATGGAATCTAGTTATTTATTATACCATAGGCTCACCTCTTTCTTGGCGTTGATCTCAAAGTCACTGTCACTGCCTGGATCTCCTTCTTCTATCTCATCATTACTGGCAGGAACAAAAGTACACACTTTGTAACCATATATGTCTGGAAGCCACAACCATTATGATTCATTGTCTTTTCTCTCCATCTTTCTCTCTGTTGCTCTCCTTTTACCTCTCATCCTTTTCTCTCTTGCTGAGGAGTTTGCGTGCTTGGCGGTCCATGACGCTTGTTCGGGTTCTGGTTTTCTTCCAGGAGTAATAGTACTTCACCAGGCTTGAGATCAGCTTGTCTGgaagctaaaaaataaaaataacagatgTTATGACTAAGTTTATACGCTAAAAAAAGAAGACTCTACGTCCTGAATCAAATTTGTGTCAGATGTTCTTTGGAACATTCTTAAATCATTTCAATGTTATAATGGATGACATTACAACAGGTTGGTcccaaaacaattttttttccatactatggaagtcaatggggcccatcaactgtttggttacacatattgttcaaaatattttcttatgtgttcagcagaagaaagaaattcatacatggtttggaacaacttgagggtgcgtaaatgatgacagtattttcatttttgggtgaactatccctttaacagcgAGACCTCACTATGACTCTTTACATGGATGTGTGATTCTACATTGGGCCATATCTCAAGATGTCTGCTCTTCTGTAGTTGCAGGCAGATGTGAGAGCAGCAGATGACTCTTATATAACCCATCTTGCCTCCATCCCTCCCGCTCACCATCTGTTGGATGCGATGGAAGCTCTTGCCATGAAAGCTGAAAGCCTGTTCGAACAGAACTTTGTCTTCCACGGTCCACTCATCAGGAAAGGGAGTGAAGTTAGCCAGGTCAGCCAGTGACTTCTCCACATCATGCTTGTGCCACAGAAGCATGCCAAGAGCCTGTTGATATAAGACAGAAGGACTGTAACAGTCATCTATGCCTCCATCTAGAGGACTTCCATATCATGCCTAACATTTAACAGGGTTCCTacacattttccatttaaaaattccatacttttccagactcaaatttaaaaaacctcttttcagaccatatttaacataaatggtTCATACAGCATTATTTTCAGCTTTATATTTGGTATATAGTACAGtaatctgtaaatatttttattgagtGACAACATACAGAGCccctatataatatatatatatatatatataaataagaaaCACAAGAAACTCTTTCATGCCCTCAAGAAACTATTCATATGCGCACAGGAATTTTTTGCATGCTGCTTACGCGTTACAGTTTCTAGTTTTATACATACTGTAACCTATTTCCTTTGTCCGTCACTACCATCTTACTATGAAGAAAACAAGAGCATGGATGCACATGAATTTATGGAgatctatttgctcaaaatttgGCTTTCCTTAGGGTAGTACCTCTAATATCAAGGCCTAATATCCAATTTAACGCGTCCTCTATGGAAGCGGAGAAACCATGACACAAAATGGGCTGATGGCACCATATGGCTGTGTGCATTGCCCTATTTGCCAAGGTCAAGGGTCTATAAAAATGACAGGTACtgtaaaaaaacacatgaaagtctgtatattttttttattttagcaaaGGTCCTTTTAGAGGCTCTGTAATAGAGTGCTTAGAATATCGTGAGAAGAAACCCAAAATACTTTTAACCTGCATTTTTGCATAATGAAAAAAGTGCAACTTGAATTCATTCAGTCGTGCTTGACAATCACTAAAGAATCATTAAACAGCTGCCATGAAAAAACACTTCTTGTATgatcaatttattttcattaaattaacttaattttctattataaaaaaataaataggggCAATAGTCtggaaatgcaaatatttttccatactctgctttcttttttccatacttttccagacctggaaattactcaaatcaaattccatacgtttccatacttttccaaactgCATAGGAACCCTGATTTAAGTGAAATGGTACCTGTTCCATGTTGTATCCGTGCTTCTCTTTGGCCATCAGTATATATTCATCCACTGAGAGTGAGAGAATGGaaaataaaatttctttacaatCTAAAATGGCAGATTTGGTGACAGTGTACAAAGGAATGAGAATAGCTAACGACCTATCAATACACACAATGATGGTACATACAATAAGAATACACTGAAAGGCATCACAATTACGTAATAGAAAATAAAGAATATGAATACACAAATTAAATGGTTGTAAATctcaattcaaaatattgattcaCTGGGTTTCAATTTGATTCAAAGTTGATTCAAAGTTGATTTTTtgcaatttcaaaacaaatcAATTGGATTTGATACAAGATACGATCATGAATCTTGATaaactttaacattttaaatggattATTGGCCAACACAAATGATTCACAATTTAAAGGCAGTTTCAAGATCAAGGCATTTAAATCCACAGGATTTTTGGCATCTAGAAAACTAGTTAAAGCAAAACGAGTTATACAGCCCTACAGTATAACTGGTATCATTTTAAGAATAAGAgtagtttcttttcttttctaaagCACTCCTCATCAATAGCCTAAGTCAAACTCTCAGCagtttttagacattttatatgtgaataactgTTCCTTACACATGGCATCGGACACTTGGCTGTTTGGTGACCAGACCAGCATGCTCCTGTGGTCATTCTCACTGTAGCGGGATGCACAGTCTGTCAACAGAAAGAACAAACATGTCTGTCCCACAGCACAGCAGCCTCTCTCAAATAACTCTGCAATTGTTTCCTCCCCACACAACCTTGTTTTTTCACTTCTCTATGCCTCTctgctgtttctctctctccctttctgtatgtatgtatgtatatatatatatatatatatatatatatatatattacacacacacacacacacacacacacacactcaaagacTATAGCTGTGTTCTCTCCTACTCCCCATCCTACTCCCCATAACTTGAGTGCACACAGAAACACCTACACACAGCCCTTTATCTTATCATGCTCATacagactgtaaaaaatgcATGGAGTTCAGAGATATATTCATCTCTTCTGAGATTAACTCCCATTTTCCTCTTTACCTGGTTTGAACTCTGGGATCTGTGCCTGGTAGTCCCCACCAACGCGGATCATACTGTCTGTTTCAAAAGAGCAAGAGGGAAAAGGACGGTCagggagaagaaaaaaacacacaggCAAGCAGTGCATCCTGACAGACGATAGAGGAAGAAAAGTGGGTGGAGAGAGAGGAGGTAAAAAGAATATGGATGCTTGACcgaatacacatacatacactgaTATATTGAAACATTTTACACTTAAACAATTTAGGATTGAAACTGTGCTAACATGTAAGGGAATAAAGGTGCAGATGGTGGCTTGGAGTTGCTGggtttgtgtgtgaatgtgtcagACACACCATGTGTGTGTTCCTCATCGCTGCTCTCTTCCTCAGAGTGCTGGCTGTTCCCGTTCGTGACTGTTTTGGCCCTGCTTCGGGACAGCACACCAGACCCTGATCGCTCCATCACTGATGGCATGgctgggaaagagagagagagttcaaAACGATAAGCACTGGCCTTTGTTTTcaaagtcttaaagggatagctcacccaaaaatgaaaattctgtcatcatttattcacatcATGTCTTTCTAAACCTGAACAGTTTTtgcccatacaatgaaagtcaacgCGGTTTAAAACAACACTGAGCCCGAATAACTAACTGTATGGacaaaatagacatttttcaaaatacaatcttgtgtttcacagaaaaaggTCATGCAGGTTTAGAATAACATaagcatgagtaaatgatgaatgatcattttaatttttgtatctAAATTATGCCTTTAATGTAGCAGCATCTTTGATGCAAATTAATTGACTAATATAATAAGTTATGCTTCATGGAAAGAATTTGATCTATTTTTATTCATAAGACATATTGctgtaaaacaaaatgtgtCTAACCACAATattataacaaaacaaacaaccagCCCAAGGAGGTACAATAGCTAATATTGTACCTGCATATTCCATATGAGGTTCCTcagactaatatatatatatatatatatattctaaaggGCTCCACTAGTCTGAGGAAACACAAAATGTATCTTCTCACATTTACATTGCAGTGGCGAATTTTTGGGTTTATTGACTTCCTCCAGTAACATTATTCCAACGGTCACATTATTTACACGTATTATCTTTCTGTGAACAGCCGCAGTCTGTTATGAAATGTGGTGATAAAATCAAATTATCCTCAAATTAGTACAAACAACTGAAATATATCTGTATGGAAATGAAGTCTGGCTAGATGTTGTGGAGGTTTAAATGCTCTTGGCTGCGTTTTGAGCAGCAGGTGATGGAGTTCATTTCGCCTGAATGAGGTATCAAACCAGAAAGCGCGGGATACACTTTAGTGTAATGTTTCTAAATTTGTAACGAATTTAGATAACTTTCATTTGTTTCAACGCCAATAAATGAGACTTTCACTCGGTGGACAAGAAGTCTTTGTTTCGCGAATGCTTCCAGAAAACTAACGATGCCTGGGAGTGAACAGTAGAGCTGACTTTTATCATTTTACAAATATGTAGATGAACAGTTCCAGAACAACAGATACCATCCTTTTCGTAAACAATGACCAAAAAACTATTTTCTTAAGCTAAATGCCATTGTGATAGCCAACCACCAAACTGCACCTCTCGCTATTTTCATAAATTATAACTCAAGATGATGTTCGAATTATGGATTTGAACACCCTAAACAactacacaaacaaaaaagtaaaatgtctcTAATCTATAAAAGTGGACACAAAAGACACATTTGCGAGATGAAATACTGGCGAAATCAATTACATAATTACGcataatgcattattttgatTACACGTCATCAAAATCTTAAATAAGATTAAGTATTTGTTCACACTtgttaagttaaaaaaaatcgtTATGTGTCATAAAATGAAGCGTTGAATAGAGTgtgtgacgtcacgaccagtgTCTCTATTGATTGAAGTTGCCGTCCGGCTCAGTGTGAATTTAAACGTGCTCTTCAGATTAAGTCCAAAACACTCAATTATGTGGCACTGAACTGTCCTTCGCATAACAAAGTGTCCAATCAACTCTTAACAGTGTTTCAGGTGAAAGCAGTTATCGATTGCCCCCTTAAAACTCCGAGAGGTCGCATCACTCCGACCACCATCCAATCATCCGTTCCTTgttcatttaaacatttctgTGAGTAAACGCGCACGCATCTTGCTCGGGTAATGATAATTCATCATTCAAACTTAAAAAGTACAGAAAAGGGACAAAAAGCATCTTTCCCCTCACCTCACTTCTCGCACAGTCGCTCACTCAAGTCTGAGTCCTTTTGTGTAGAGCCACGCTTATGTCCCTATTCCAGTTGATGGCTAGCTGTCGCTGAACATTTGCCTTATAACGTTAGTTGCCAGTCCGAATAGCAGTTCACTACCTGGCTTGCTTTCTTTCTCACCTATTCAAACTTATTAAGCGAGAAATAAGTGCTTTAAAACATCAGCACTACGCACGTTTGGTTATATTCAACTACATTAAAGCTTCAGTGGATATTCGCACGTTTCTTATTCTCTCCAGTTCATCGCATCGGCCGCATACGGATCCTATCCGTGTGTATGTGCCGGGGAGACCTGAGAACTCCTCACAACCGAGAAAACCTTCCGCTCTGTTCGCCTCTCCCCAACTAACTTCCATGTCAATTACATAGTCCCTTTAACCGGCATCGAATTCATAACAAGTGCTTCGGACCATGTAAACGCTCGTTTCATGAGTTAATCTGACTCTCGCAGATCACAAATGCGCagtattaatgacaaaatgctAAGTGAAACCCTCCCGTCGTAAAAAGCCGTTATTCAACCGTTAACTGCgcctatatttatatttaaaaatattttggagCATCTCTGACAACTCTTGTCATGAAACGAGCTCAATACCGATCCATTACTTTGTGCTTTACCTGCGGTGCTCCTATATTAAATCATACGGAACTACTTCCTGCTGTGTGCGCGGAGGGATTCGTCAGCTGTGCAATGCAGTGCTGAGGCTGCCTAGACTCTTCACTAATATATGcaggagagaggaaaaaaaaagcctaGAACTTGCTTATTTACCTTAATAATGAGCATTTTATGATGGATATCGTGGATTAGGCTTCAGTTATAGTTCTTTTACAACATCCAGTTGACAAAAGGGTGACTGAGTCCTAAAGAAATCATTATGATTTACACTGTAAGCCATGGTCTACAATAATTAAACATAACCTGGAGGTATTACAGGTGAGAATAAACTTGATATCTAGGCACAACTCTAATACTGACATATAAAGATTAAAGACTGGATTCAGACTGGTCTTGAACACCCCCTCCTGACACTATCTCCCAGCAGGCCCAAGTGATGGACAGATCCTTCCTTGTACACCCGTATACATTGATAGTCTTTCTCTGTGGTTTTTGCAGACAAGAACAGAGACAGACATACCAGCACTTGTGGCACAATACCCCTCCCAACCATCCCCTCTCTGTCTATGTGTTTCTCTCTCCAACCATCTTCTCCCTCCCCTCCTTCATGCCATCTTgccagtactgtgcaaaagaaCCATCTCCATTTTCTCTAACTCACCTTAGTTGTCCCTTTATGATGATCTCTCCTttcttgtctctctctctctctctctctcctcttcctctctgtTAGACTTCCTCCATCCTCATCACCTCTGAGTTCCTCTTTCCTCCCCTCCCCCTCTCTCTATTCCTCCTCTTCTTGCACTCCCTCCACCACCCCCCACGCAGGCGTGCGCgcgcacacatgcacactagTCAGAGAAGGAGGTTTACAGGACTGATCTCTGCTCGCAACCACAGGCCTGAAGGTGTAGTTTGAGTCTTGCCCTATTTTTTACACGAACTCTCAGCAATAACATGGAAGCAGCAACCCATTGTTCTCGTGCTACATTAGTATAGCCTTTTAGGTCGTGCTTTGttgaattataaacattttaataggtATTAAAATCTCTCCATCGTGGTTATCAAACATGTATTAAGGTTGAGTGTGAGTTGTGAGGCAACGGAAGCGGTGATTTTAACAGTGGTGAACTCTCTGACCCCCCTCCCTTGTTTCCCCTCCTGAAAATGCCATCTCTCCCCGTCGCGAGACAGATTACCCGAAAACAAAAGGTTCGGGGCGGGGCTTCGTGACGGCCCATCTGCGAGAGGGGCGTGGTCAAGAATATGCAGCCTTCTTTGCTTTCAACACATGGATAGACCTTATAAGTTATGGCTGTGTGGATTGTTTATAATAAAGAAGAAATGGGTGTTCAACAAGGGACTTTGTCAAGACCATCCTGGATGTGTGAGGTTCAAAGTTTACTGTAGTATTCGACGTACTGAAATTATTACCTCTGGTATTTAAATACGCACTCGATGCAGTTCAAGCCATGATAATTCTCCAAGGTGGGGACACACAGTAGCAGTTCCTCCACAGTAGCAACTTAACTTGCTGCCCTGTATTGTCAACTAGTGCTTCCTTGTGGACAAAAGAGGTACTGTAGGGTCAGTATAGGTCTCTGATAAATACTTAATTCCCTCGGACATGTTGGTGGTGGTGGTTCACCTAAACATATATCTCTATTATAGGAATCGAAAGAAATTTGTATTCATTGAATATTTATCATAATATGATACCAAGCATTTTGTCATGTCTCTGACGGGCTTAGAATTTTGGTTAATTAATATGAGTTCCATTTGTTACCATTCCATTGTTCTTTTCTATTCCATTTGTTCCAATTatgcaaaaaatacaaataattattgattaaaacCACAGTGTTGACCTGTGTTCCCCAGGCTACAGTCAAACCCAAAGAATCCAGAGGGTGACAGGCTGGTGGCAAagtgtaataaatgttttaaatgagtTTACAAAGACTCCAATGAAATTGGATTACAGCACTGATGTAGTTTTTAGTTTGGAGTTTCAGTATTGCATGAAACAAAAGGACAGAGATGATGCCAACAATAAATAAAGGcactttctattttttatttatttttttctccatttgtaAATCAAGTtgtattgagaaaaaaaaaaaaaaaaaacattgaaaataaataaatgtaactttattGGAGAAGTCAATAaaaatatactgtgtgtgtattcactagcaaacatacagtaaacacCTACATGAAGACATGATGTCACAGAACTGTCCT
It encodes the following:
- the rcor2 gene encoding REST corepressor 2, which gives rise to MPSVMERSGSGVLSRSRAKTVTNGNSQHSEEESSDEEHTHDSMIRVGGDYQAQIPEFKPDCASRYSENDHRSMLVWSPNSQVSDAMLDEYILMAKEKHGYNMEQALGMLLWHKHDVEKSLADLANFTPFPDEWTVEDKVLFEQAFSFHGKSFHRIQQMLPDKLISSLVKYYYSWKKTRTRTSVMDRQARKLLSKREKDESNDEIEEGDPGSDSDFEINAKKEATKQNSGNGGGSDKASSKSGPTRKENQGAQYRHHPLRARRRPPKGMHLEQEDIVALSASTDSGAVTIRQLDTQLVSLKRQVQSIKQTNSVLKHNLGDGIEGMRPSEPTQKINTRWTTEEQLLAVQAIRRYGKDFAAIADVIGNKTVAQVSSFFVSYRRRFNLEEVLREWQAEQEVVQGSSGRTVNMELNGSAGAEDDEVKMDGSSPPHSDSPLPSSDASVVGNPNSAQSSPPLTQPPPLLRPAPPSAPPSLLRQPPPLQTRPLQNRTPHNHPPPPLIRPAVASSLHQGALRNSLSSSSASAGQLPPSLVGLKVESPQSH